The segment ATTGCCTTTGCATAGTAGCCTTTCTCTTAGACCAAACTGAGGCCTGCAGCCTGGTCCAGAGCTTACCCTCACCAGCTGGCAACGGGGCTTGTCCATTACCCTTTTATGTCACTCATGAAATGGCTATCTCAGCCACATAGCatgactgtctctgtgtctgtccttcCAGGCTCACAACTCAGTGgagagaagaagatgaagaagaggccGCCCGTGAGCAGCGCCAACGGGAGCGAGAGAGGCAGCTGCAGGACCAGGACaaagatgaagaagatgaaggtggccatttcctggaacagccagGGCAGCAGGCACTGTAAGCTGCTGGGTCCTGAACCCTATCTACTGCCACACAGAACCTGGGCAGAGACACATACAGGGGGTCAGTCAGGCTTGGCCTTGGAGCCACAGTGTAGGAATTAGAGGAAGGGACTGGCTCTTGGGACAGGCATCAATCACTACAGTCCCCAGTAAACACCATCTGCGGGATGCTGACTAGCCAAAGGAAAGGGTCCACAAAGTTATGTGAGGCCTCCCCTCCCAGCCTCCAGGGGCCCTGACTCAGGCTCTGGACACCCTGAATGGCCCCAGCCCTGGCTTGGACTGGTGCTGACCCCAGCCATGAGGCCCTGGCTCCCAAGCCCCCCGCCCAAACTCCTGGCTGCCGGTGACTCACGGAGGCCACGTCCAAGTTGGCGGCCACGGGCCGGCTCGTTTCCTCCTCAGGCCCAGGAGGCCTCCGCGGCTGGGCTGGGCTGTTTTTCCAATaactctccccttcctcctggcCCTGTTTTGTTCCATTTTCTCGGAGTCAGCAGCTTTGGGCGGGGTGGGGTGCTGCTGGGGTCATGGCCTCTCAGCCAGGTCTTCAGTTACTGGGTCCTTCTAGCCCCCAACTCCTTCTTACCCAGTAACTCACCCTGTAGCTTGAGAAAGGTTGTAAGGACCAGCCGGAGTGCCACAGCAGCCTCAAGGAACCCTAGATGGATGGGGGAGAACATAGCCCTCTCTTGTGGAGCCCCAGACTGAAGGAAGAAGCAGAGCCCTGCTTTGGGGGAGCTGAGAACTGATGAGGGAAACACAGCCCTGGTGTGTTCAGGGAACCCTAGACTGATGGGGAGGCATGGCCTTGTGTTCAGGGAGTCTTAGTGTGAAAGAAGAGACAAAGCTATGCTCTTGGAGAGACCTAGACTGACAGGAGAGAACTATCTCTGCCCTCAGGAAGCCCTAGACTGTTGGGGAGGCATGGCCTTGTGTTCAAGGAGCCCTAGACTGATGGGAGAGGCATAGCCTTGTACTCATGGAGTCTTAGTGTGAAAGAAGAGACAAAGCTATGCTCTTGGAGAGACCTAGACTGACAGGAGAGAACTATCTCTGCCCTCAGGGAGCAGTAGACTGATGAGGAGGCATGGCCCTACTCTTAGAGAACCTTCCATCAAGGAAAAGGTGCAGCTCTGCTCTCAAGGAGTCATAAACTAATAAAGAAGGCATGGCCTGGCCCTTAGGGAACCCTAGACTGATGATGGGGCTATAGTCCTGCCCTCAGGGAGCCCTAGGCTGATGGTGGAGCCATAGCTGAGATCTTGGGGAACACTAGACTAATGGTAGAGCCACAATCCTGTCCTGATGGAACCCTAGACTGATGGTGGAGCCATAGATGTACCCTCAGGAAACCCTAGGCTGATGGTGGAACCATAGCTGCACCCTCAGGAAACCCTAGACTGATGGTAGAGCTATAGTTGTGTCCTCAGGGAACCCTAGATTTTTGGTGGAGCCATAGCTGTATCCTTAGGGAGTGCTAGACTGATGGTGGAGCCATAACTATACCCTCAGGGAGCCCTAGACTGATGGTGGAGCTATAGTTGTATCCTCGGGGGGCCCTAGACTGATGGTGGAGCCACAGCCCTGCCCTTGTGGAACTCTAGATTGATAGTGGAGCCATAATCCTGCCCTCAGGGAGCCCTAGATAGAAAAGGAAAGCACAACTCTGTCCTCAGGAACTCAGCCTCATAGGCTGCTAGGGAATGCACAGCTCTACCCTGAGTGATTTTCAGATCACAAACAAAACAGCCATGGAAAGCCACCTATGAAGCAGATGGTCACGCTTACACTGGGAGTTAGGGTGTAAGGGAAGAGACAAGGGAAGGAGCATAGGCTGTAGCCTGAAGATCATCCCCTAACCTTCTCTTTCACTGTCCTTTCAGCGTTAGCCTGAAGTCCTCTGAACTGGATGAAGATGAGGGTTTTGGTGACTGGTCTCAAAAGCAGGAGCCACCAAGGCAGCAATCCTGGGAGAATGAGGGGACTGCAGAGGGGTCGGAACCCTCTCCAAGTGAGAGTGCAGAGGAGAAACAAACAGAGGACAGGTAAGTGTGGACCAAGGCACTGGCTGTCTCTGACCCCAGCCTGGGCCTGGACAAGTCTTTCTGCCTACCCTTCCCCTTAAAAACACTGCTCCAAGAGTATGAAGTGGATAGGGAGGTAGGAAGAAAGGGAGATAGGGCTGGATGGCCAGCGAGGGGGCTGCAGGGAGAGAGTAATGGGGATATTGCATTCCTGGGTTCCCCAGGGCTGGGGGGCCCCATCCTGACTAGCTGAGGCCAACTGGGGGGGCTGCCACATCAGCACACAGCTGCAGCCCACTTACGTAATGTAGGCGCTGCAGCCCACGCCCGCCAGCCCTCCCCAGGCTGGCTGAACTCCATTCCCACGAAGGGGAGCAGGTACTTCCAGATGTGAGCCTGCGAGGCAGCCCCGGGGACACGTTTTCCAGATGTGTGGACGTGTGTGCCTGTCTAAATCAGGATGGACGGAGGCCCGAAGCCCCCTTGGGCCTGGAGATGAGGGGCTGCTGCTGAAGTCTCACCTTTCCTTCCCACACTGTTCAGGGCCAGGTGTGAGGCTAAGTCTGTCTTTTCCATCAGGCCTAGAAAGAGAGGGTCTCCGGCCCTGCTAGGGAGCCCCAGAATTGGAGGCCAGGGCCCTGTTGCCTTGAGTGGGCCACAGCCAAAGGCTGAGCTGTCTTCCCTCAGCAATTACCCCACTCCTAGCCCCTCAGAGGCTCCTGGGTCAGCAGGAGCAACTGCTGAACTCTTTCTCAGTTAATGCACTTCATTttcagctcacaaccatcctttaCAAAAAAATCCCTGTTTTTTCCTAGGACCCTGGTTCTGAGCCTGCCCACTGCCAGCTGTCCAGGTTCTGCCCATCACCAGCCTCAATTTCCCCTTATCTGCCTCCGTGCATTCTGCATATTCCGGGCTTCTAGGCAGGCAGCTACAGCCCTGCCGCTAGCTCACTCCTTTCCCCTGTTCAACAGCAGGGGGCACTTTAGATCTTCCAGCAGAGCTCTGGTGCGCCAGCCTCCGCCCTACCCTCAAACCCGCCTGGCCGCCTGGCCCGCCAGCTCTTGAATGGCCCCTCTGTGTGGCTGCTGCTGGCTCCGACCCCAGCCCACCTTGGGCGGTGGGTTTGGGTTTTGGCTGGCACATTCACCAAGGGGCCTGACATCATGGAAAATACAAGAATTTACTATCTTCTCCTCCAGGTTCAGAGCCGCTCAAATGCAGAGTCACGCCCGGCTGCCCACTGGCTAGCTGCCCCTCCCCAAGGCCCCTCGCCTCAGTAATGCAGTCCCTTTCCTGGAGTGTTCCATCTGCTGACCCAGCACCCCCAAACACTCTGGGCCTGGGCCCCTAATGGCCTCTCCTCAATGTTATGTTCTGCTGACCCATTTTGCCCATATATGGACAGAGCAAAAGCCCCCAGAAGCTGGCCTTGCCCAGATAGAGAGCTGTAGGAGGCATCCAGCTTTACTTGGGTGGCCCTAAACAGTGAGTAGCTAATGTCTTCAAAGGGGCCTCTCAGCACAGAGGCCGTAGAAGACAGTGCTGGCTTTGAACAAAGCCCTATACATCCTCTTACAACAGTGCTGTGGCTGGACCCGTAAGACGCTTAATGGGAGGTATAAGGTGCTTGCAGATCCTAGCACCCTGAGTTAGATGCCCATGACTCCCTCAGTTGTCTTCTgtctttagagagagagagagagagagagagagagagagagagagagagagaggcatgcagagaggcagagagacagagacagagagagacagagaggtaaaaacgaattttttttttttaaatcactgtggTCTTAAGAGCCCTGCATACCAACTCATTTGACtgcccccattttacagatgacacACCAGAGGCTTGGAACTGTAAATAGCCTAGaaccaagcaaaaaaaaaaaaaatgatcctcCACAATtgtctttgtctcccttttcTCCCATAGTTCTCACCAAGCTAAAGTCCACTTGGAGGAGTCAAACCTGAGCCACAGTGACCCCAATATAGAGGATGATGTCGGGGGTTCTGGGGAGACAGAAGAGGTGAGAGCTTCCTCAGGGGCTGGTCTGTGATACTCTGTGGGTGTTATTGTCTCATAAACTGGCTTAGAAGAGACATCACCCTGAACCCTATACTTGAGTCCTTCCAGGACATAGTTTAGAAGGGTGGTGAGGCTGGTGACCCTCTGGGTAAGTTCCTCCTCCATGACCAAGAGACTCTTCCCTGCAGTCAGGGATTCCAGACTTATAGCATGTCAGGGCCAGACCAGGCCTGGGGCCCCTGAAGGGGAAGACCGCTGCTCTGACAGGCCCTGGGTGGGGCAGGAGGGTGCAGGGAGGGGTCACCTAAGCTGCGTATGTTTCTTATCCCTAGCATCTGATAAGTCATCAGGCCAGGACCCCCAGCCCTTTGGCCTTGGAAGACACTGCTGAGCTGAGCTCACCTCCCCTGAGCCCTACCGTCAAAGTAGGTGAAGCCTGGGTACCcgctttgttgctgtttttgtctgCTTTTCATGTTCTTGTTACCCCCTGCTGTACTGGCAAACctctgtgatgtggaagtgggGTTGGAAGTTGGTTGGTTACCCAGTGTGTAGACTCACTGCGAGATAGAACATGGGCTTGATGTTGCTATGCGTGACCCACACCCCTGTGCATCCTCCACAGCTGGCTGATAGGACAGAATCCCTGAACCGCTCCATTCAAAAGAGGTTTGTCTGCGTACTCTCTGGCATTCTTGAAGACAGGGTGGGAGAGTGGCTGCCGGTGGAGATTAGGGGGTGTGGTGCTCTGAGATGGGCTTTGGGTGGGCTGGGAGGACTTTGGAAGGTAAAACAAGGCTTTCCCTTTCTTCTACCCCTAGCAACAGTGTGAAGAAGTCTCAACCAACCTTGCCCATTTCCACCATCGATGAGCGCCTGCAGCAGTACACCCAGGCCACTGAGGTGAAGTATACTCAGTTCTCTGAGGCCAAACCTTCTCTTTACTATGCCACCATCACCCATCCACCTAAGCAAGCAGCTCTCTCCATCTCATCATATCCCTCTCTCTGCCCAACCAGTGTCCTTCCATCAACTCACATTACCTCTTCCATAAACCCTAGGTCTCTTACGTCACAACAGGCATGCCTCTGCCCTGTCATGCACCCCATCTAACCAGTATCCCTTTATCTACCTAATACCCTCCATCCATTCAGCACCTCTCTACTCAACCAGCACTCCTCCACTCAGCCACCCGCTGTCCCTCCATTCAGGcagcattcttctatatgttctTTCTCTAATCCATTGTGAGTCCTCCTTCCTAAAGCCCACAGCCTTCTATACAACCCACACCCTCTCTTCAGGTATTCCTCCATCGCAGCGATCGCCATCTAACTCACATACCCCATTCAACTAATgctcctccagccccaagatGTGGCATGAGGCAGAACTGGGGGTAGCTCATAGGATGCCAACTAAAGGAAAGGACATCTGTCCTGAATCCCTACCTCCAAAAAATGCAGAGATGAATGAGGGTTGCTGATGTCTACCATGGTAATTGTCTCGGGGCTCTGTCTCCTCTACAGTCTGCTGGCCGAACTCCCAAGCTGTCCCGCCAGCCCTCCATAGAGCTGCCCAGCATGGCTGTAGCCAGTACCAAGACTCTTTGGGAGACAGGAGAGGTGCAGACTCAGTCTGCTTCCAAGACACCCTCCTGCCAGGTAGGAGTCCTCCCCAGACTGGCCAAACTGGGAAGACTGAGAACGGGAAGTTAGCCAGCATGGTGGGGGTGGTGACTTGGGGTTGTTCTTTGGAAAAGCAAACCTGGGATAGCCAAAGTGGAGTGTGGATGGACAGGCTTCAGGGCTCAAGGAAAAATCCATGCTGTCCTGATAAACATGCAGTAtgactctcctttcctccctaccAAAAGTGAGCTGGGTAGGTCCTCCACCTTCCAGCCAGGAAACACCAGGCAGAAGAAAAGGTCCCATGATGAGTGTCTGTCCTGTGATAGACCCTGTGTCTGCCCCCAGGATATAGTAGCTGGAGACATGAGCAAGAAAAGTCTGTGGGAACAGAAAGGAGGCTCCAAGATCTCATCCACCATCAAGGTAGGTAGGGCTCTGTGTCATAGGCACAGACTGATGGTAATCAAAGATGGTGGCTGTGGCCATTCCCAAATACTTTCCAGAGTCAGTCTTTCCTTCCATAGCTTCTCCTTGACACTTAGTCTCACCTAACAGAGCACCCCATCTGGAAAGAGGTACAAGTTTGTGGCCACTGGACACGGGAAGTACGAGAAAGTGCTCGTGGATGAGGGCTCAGCACCATAGACCACGTATGCATCCTGGTGAGTCCAAGGACCAGAGAATGGCATGGATTTTCCTGAGGATATGGGTGGGCTCTATTCAGGTCTTGCAGGCTGAAGACCTGGCCTTAGAGTTGCCATGTCTTCTGTCTGGCTACCAGTTGtctttggctctctggagcctagAACTTGGTCCCTTTAAGCAGGGTCCTGTTGGCCCAGTACTGTCCATAGGAGACTCGAAATGCCATTTAAGAACTTCTACTCCATTCAGTAGGGTTCGTG is part of the Rattus norvegicus strain BN/NHsdMcwi chromosome 1, GRCr8, whole genome shotgun sequence genome and harbors:
- the Lsp1 gene encoding lymphocyte-specific protein 1 translates to MAEAASDPRCQEQEELDAEDDKGLTTQWREEDEEEAAREQRQRERERQLQDQDKDEEDEGGHFLEQPGQQALVSLKSSELDEDEGFGDWSQKQEPPRQQSWENEGTAEGSEPSPSESAEEKQTEDSSHQAKVHLEESNLSHSDPNIEDDVGGSGETEEHLISHQARTPSPLALEDTAELSSPPLSPTVKLADRTESLNRSIQKSNSVKKSQPTLPISTIDERLQQYTQATESAGRTPKLSRQPSIELPSMAVASTKTLWETGEVQTQSASKTPSCQDIVAGDMSKKSLWEQKGGSKISSTIKSTPSGKRYKFVATGHGKYEKVLVDEGSAP